The following proteins are co-located in the Triticum aestivum cultivar Chinese Spring chromosome 1A, IWGSC CS RefSeq v2.1, whole genome shotgun sequence genome:
- the LOC780666 gene encoding RNA-binding protein Y14A, whose product MAAAAMNTDVEAVDFDSDDDDLMDEEGAIEPSPAPAPRLRSTIAGGGGGDDDAPRKTKGRGFREDPNSSSAHRDSRLAGAGRSGFDALASDGGPGPVRSIEGWIVLVTGVHEEAQEEDLHNIFGDYGQVKNLHLNLDRRTGFVKGYALIEYENFEQAKRAIRESDGTELLSQIISVDWAFSNGPVKQRSTRKRSPRPNRSRSPPRRRYP is encoded by the exons atggcggcggcggcgatgaacaCGGACGTGGAGGCGgtcgacttcgactccgacgacgacgatcTCATGGACGAGGAGGGTGCCATCGAACCCTCGCCGGCCCCCGCTCCCCGCCTCCGATCTACCATcgcagggggcggcggcggcgacgacgatgcCCCGCGTAAGACTAAGGGGCGCGGCTTCCGCGAGGACCCCAACTCCTCGTCCGCGCACCGCGACTCGCGGTTAGCTGGCGCAGGCCGCTCTGGCTTCGACGCCCTCGCCTCCGATGGCGGCCCTGGACCCGTGCGCT CCATTGAAGGGTGGATTGTACTGGTTACTGGAGTTCATGAAGAAGCTCAGGAGGAGGACCTCCATAATATTTTCGGGGATTATGGTCAGGTCAAGAACTTGCATTTGAATTTGGATCGCCGGACTGGATTTGTGAAG GGATATGCTCTAATTGAGTATGAGAACTTTGAGCAAGCCAAGCGTGCAATAAGAGAATCAGACGGAACTGAGCTTCTATCGCAGATAATAAGTGTTGACTGGGCATTTAGTAATGGCCCTGTCAAACAGAGAAGTACTCGGAAGAG